The Leadbettera azotonutricia ZAS-9 genome has a window encoding:
- a CDS encoding radical SAM protein: MSIYGEVKKSKLLDEIYLKNRILVEGLSFEPGIFKNLDLGNRFIEQVNVLFAVDKHAHNSVEFPGCFLTPLGNYRTQIRWNQQSPLSLVYEDGQFNIRDQGKPVIEKVKFAKRPDYYRRKTSDGTDMRTVATDNGNGAMFVSYSNECSLKEKGLDCRFCNINATKSIYGDSQNIKWKTPQQVGETIAAGYNEGFDHVTISGGFISERREVEYYIDVAEAIQEHTGLQDFNGTGVIGAPLDLDVFEKYKEAGYRTMATNIELWNEKMFDVICPGKAQLCGGRQNWLNALDEEVRVFGKYKVRSTMVAGIEPKESLLEGVEYLIERGVIAQPSQWNVNVGSPLEGHRTPNQDWHWDVFEKTVTLYIKHGITWDELRDSNAGTDAVPFDLYRLEQGIELNEAEKLKYTA, from the coding sequence ATGAGCATTTATGGAGAAGTTAAGAAATCAAAACTGTTGGATGAGATTTACCTGAAAAACCGTATCCTGGTTGAAGGCCTCTCTTTTGAACCCGGGATTTTCAAAAACCTGGATCTGGGGAACAGGTTCATCGAACAGGTGAATGTGCTTTTTGCGGTTGATAAGCATGCCCACAATTCAGTGGAATTTCCCGGATGCTTTCTCACCCCCCTGGGAAATTACCGCACCCAGATACGGTGGAACCAGCAGAGCCCCCTTTCCCTGGTGTACGAGGATGGACAGTTCAACATTCGGGATCAGGGCAAGCCGGTTATAGAAAAGGTCAAGTTTGCAAAACGGCCTGACTATTACCGGCGCAAGACTTCTGACGGGACAGACATGCGGACTGTAGCCACGGATAACGGGAACGGGGCGATGTTTGTTTCATACAGCAACGAATGCTCTCTAAAAGAGAAGGGCCTGGATTGCCGCTTTTGCAATATCAATGCGACCAAATCCATTTATGGCGATTCCCAGAACATTAAATGGAAGACCCCTCAGCAGGTGGGCGAAACCATTGCGGCAGGCTACAACGAAGGCTTTGACCATGTGACAATCAGTGGAGGATTTATTTCCGAGCGCCGTGAAGTGGAATACTACATCGATGTGGCAGAGGCGATTCAGGAACATACAGGGCTTCAGGATTTTAACGGTACCGGCGTTATCGGGGCGCCTTTGGATCTGGATGTTTTTGAAAAATACAAGGAAGCGGGCTATCGTACTATGGCGACAAATATAGAACTCTGGAACGAAAAGATGTTCGATGTGATTTGTCCCGGGAAAGCCCAGCTTTGCGGGGGCCGGCAGAATTGGCTCAATGCCCTGGATGAAGAAGTGAGGGTTTTTGGAAAATACAAGGTGCGTTCCACCATGGTGGCAGGCATTGAACCCAAAGAGTCCCTTCTTGAAGGGGTAGAATATCTGATCGAACGGGGTGTCATTGCCCAGCCGAGCCAGTGGAACGTGAACGTGGGTTCACCCCTTGAGGGGCACAGGACTCCGAACCAGGACTGGCACTGGGATGTCTTTGAAAAGACCGTGACCCTCTATATCAAGCATGGGATCACCTGGGACGAACTGCGGGATTCAAATGCAGGAACCGATGCGGTCCCCTTTGACCTCTACCGTCTGGAACAGGGGATCGAGCTCAACGAAGCGG